The following are encoded together in the Natronolimnobius sp. AArcel1 genome:
- the psmB gene encoding archaeal proteasome endopeptidase complex subunit beta, with translation MRTPNHNTDFYGTVDQLADDTDPYAPEVGPMPQNDLSLNDLDNVNKTGTTTIGITTTDGVVIATDMRASLGGRFVSNKNVQKVEQIHPSGALTLVGSVGGAQSFISTLRAEVNLYESRRGDKMSIDALATLAGNFARGGPFFAIHPILGGVDDEGSHVYSIDPAGGVMKDDYTVTGSGMQLAYGHLEQAYEDGLSNDEATTIAARSIKSAAERDTGSGNGVFLCEITEEGVDIHGHHDFDEVV, from the coding sequence ATGCGTACACCGAATCACAACACGGACTTCTACGGGACGGTCGATCAGTTGGCTGACGACACGGACCCGTACGCGCCTGAAGTTGGTCCAATGCCCCAGAACGACCTCTCGTTGAACGATCTGGACAACGTCAACAAGACCGGAACGACGACGATTGGCATCACGACGACCGACGGCGTCGTCATCGCGACGGACATGCGCGCCAGCCTCGGCGGCCGCTTTGTCTCGAACAAGAACGTCCAGAAGGTCGAACAGATCCACCCAAGCGGCGCGCTGACCCTCGTCGGTAGCGTCGGCGGCGCACAGTCGTTCATCTCGACGCTGCGCGCGGAAGTCAACCTCTATGAGTCCCGACGCGGCGACAAGATGAGCATCGACGCACTCGCGACGCTCGCCGGCAACTTCGCCCGCGGCGGCCCATTCTTCGCCATCCACCCAATTCTGGGCGGCGTCGACGACGAAGGCAGTCACGTCTACAGCATCGACCCAGCCGGCGGTGTCATGAAAGACGACTATACCGTCACCGGTTCCGGTATGCAACTCGCCTACGGTCACTTAGAGCAGGCCTACGAAGACGGTCTCTCGAACGACGAGGCGACGACCATCGCCGCCCGCTCGATCAAATCCGCCGCCGAGCGTGACACTGGCTCCGGGAACGGTGTCTTCCTCTGTGAGATCACCGAGGAAGGCGTCGACATCCACGGCCACCACGACTTCGACGAAGTCGTCTAA
- a CDS encoding Gfo/Idh/MocA family protein, with the protein MIGTGIGVGIVGLGGMGHLHARSIDELGGDVVAGADLVPEQRDRFASEFGATTYETHEDLVVDDDVDAVIVTTPNRFHEPITVAALEAGCHVLVEKPLAHTLESAERIAATAEQSDGICMVGFHNRHAGSMAMFGEQHARGRFGELTHIEANYVRRRGVPGPGSWFTDPDLAGGGALLDIGVHALDLALYTLDFPEITEVSGVARTTFGTREEYADPDGFGDNWDAEAETYEVDDSVSAFIRTADGQTISLEAAWATNREESMDFRIRGTEAGAQFDIGDTDIELLEAGTAGVEHYADTELTGDPSITGYAQQDEQFLSAIAAGRQPETNTIEEALLVQRVIDAIYRSSESGQAEAIEMPELEMAAETDPTTETERDPEPEAEASTRLE; encoded by the coding sequence GTGATCGGCACCGGAATCGGTGTCGGCATCGTCGGACTCGGCGGTATGGGCCACCTCCACGCACGAAGTATTGACGAACTCGGCGGCGACGTCGTCGCCGGCGCGGATCTAGTTCCCGAACAACGTGACCGATTCGCCAGCGAATTCGGCGCGACAACGTACGAAACCCACGAGGATCTCGTCGTCGATGACGACGTCGACGCTGTCATCGTCACGACGCCAAACCGATTCCACGAACCGATCACGGTCGCCGCACTCGAGGCAGGCTGTCACGTGCTGGTCGAAAAGCCACTCGCACACACACTCGAGAGTGCCGAGCGCATCGCAGCGACTGCCGAACAGAGCGATGGGATCTGTATGGTCGGCTTTCACAACCGACACGCCGGCTCGATGGCAATGTTCGGTGAACAACACGCACGGGGTCGCTTTGGCGAGTTGACCCACATCGAAGCGAACTACGTCCGCCGACGCGGCGTTCCCGGTCCTGGCTCGTGGTTTACCGATCCCGACCTCGCCGGTGGCGGCGCGCTCCTCGATATCGGCGTCCACGCGCTCGATCTTGCCCTCTACACGCTTGACTTCCCGGAGATTACCGAAGTGTCGGGCGTTGCCCGCACCACGTTCGGCACCCGCGAGGAGTACGCCGATCCCGACGGCTTTGGGGATAACTGGGACGCCGAAGCCGAAACGTACGAGGTCGACGACTCCGTCAGCGCCTTCATCCGCACCGCTGACGGCCAGACAATTTCACTCGAGGCCGCCTGGGCAACCAACCGCGAGGAGAGTATGGACTTCCGGATTCGTGGCACCGAGGCCGGTGCGCAGTTCGATATCGGTGATACCGACATCGAGTTGCTCGAGGCCGGCACGGCTGGCGTCGAACACTACGCGGACACCGAACTGACCGGTGATCCGTCGATCACTGGCTACGCACAACAAGATGAGCAGTTCCTCTCTGCAATTGCAGCCGGTCGCCAACCGGAGACGAACACAATCGAAGAGGCGCTGCTCGTCCAGCGCGTCATCGACGCCATCTACCGCTCGAGCGAGAGCGGCCAGGCAGAAGCCATCGAGATGCCGGAGTTGGAGATGGCAGCGGAGACGGACCCAACGACCGAAACAGAGCGCGACCCTGAACCCGAGGCCGAAGCGTCGACGCGCCTCGAGTAG